The segment ACCATCGGCTCCTGGTCGCTGAAGCGGCGGAGGATGTGCCCGGACGCGCTGTCGGTCAGGATGACGGTTCCGTCGGTGTGGACGGCCATGCCGTCCGGCCTGAACCCGTCGCGCACCAGGTCCGGATCCAGTGCGAACACCTCGTGGTCATCACTCGGTGGACGCCGCTCCGAGAGCGAGCGTGGAGGGGCCCTGTCGGAGCCGTAACGTGTGAGTGCGCCGTCGCTCAGGAGGAAGACGGAGCCGTCGTCGGCCACTTAGGTATCGGGTGTGTCGGAGGTGTCCAGAGGCGGATTCGACGGGTCACCGATCTGGTACGTCGCGCCGTACGGCGACATCTCGAAGATTCCGTTCTGACTGCCGAGGACGAGGGCGGCGTCGGCACCACCGAGCGCCAGCGAGAGAACCGACCCGACCTCTTCCTCCCGTGGGAGTGCGACGACGTCACCCGCACGGCCTGGACTGTCCCCCAACACCGCGCCTAGGTCCACGGAGGAGGTGACGGGCGACGGGTGACATCTTCCTCGGAGCCACCTTCCTGAACTGCGGCGGCGGGGAGATGGCGCAGTGTTCCCGGTGTCGTCACCACACACCGTCCTCGCCCGCCGTGACCGCTTCGCCCCTCATCGCCGGGCGCAGCACCGTGTCCTCGCCATCGGCGGGCACACTCACCAGACCCTCGTCGGTGAGAACGTGGACCGAGTCGTCGGCACCCGCGGCGACGTCGATGGGGTCGAACTCCGTGGTACTGGCTCCTTCGGCATCAGGGACGTCGAACTCGACGCTCTCTTGCTCCTGACGGTCGTTCGCGGGGTGGCTGGATCCTGGCCCAACGCCGGGAAAACCGGTTCGGTGTCCCGCTACCGCGGGGTTCCGCCGGTCCGGTTCGTGGCGGCGGTGAGGGACTCCACCATGCCGGCGAGGATCGCCTCCCCCGCTCCAGCGGGTGGAGACGGGTGAACGCCTGCTGGAAGGTCTCGAACTGGGCGCGCGGCGTGACACCGGCCTCCTCTTGGGTGGCGCGTCGGTAGGACCAGCTCGCCCAGGGGTCTAGGGAGTGCTTTGTGAAGGCTTTCGGATGAGGGAGCGGCCGTCGCCCCTACTGGGGTCGCTTCGCGGATGGTGCCCCGGCGGGGGCCCGGGCTTCGGCTCGCAAGGCGATCCGTGATGGGCATCCTGATTGGCTGTTCGAAAGGATCGACGCAGCGAACGTCGTCCTGGCGGTCGCGAGCCCCCAGCACCCCGAACAGGCACAGCGGTTCAAAAATGCGCCTAGCCCCGCGCTCAGCGATGCGATGGATCGATCGCAGGAGCGAGGAGCCCCCACCACCGCGGCGTCGTGGTGCGTGGGGGCTCCGAGCCCGTGTCGTCGACACTCTCGGGCTCGGCCACCACGTCCGCTGATGGTGTGTCGCAGTGTGGGCATTGGGGTTCCCTCGCGCGTGAGGTGGGGTCGCGAGCGCGGATCGGGAGCAAGGCCAGGAGGGTCCCGAAGGCGTCGCGGGTCGCCGTCCATGCTGCTCACCGTGCGAGGGAGGATCGCCCCGGCCCGTCATTCCGGGGCGGCGTCCGGGGTGCTCGCGTTCCACAGCACCTCGAAGAGATGGCGCTGCATCTCCACGTACTCGCGACTCTCGATCATCATCGCGAAGTTCTCCCCACGCGACGACAGCGCGGCGACGGTCTGCGGGCCGATCACCATCGTCATGGTGAAGATGCGCCCCTCGGGCGCGTATCGGGTCTCGCGCAGGTCGTAGCGGCTGGAGTGCCAGCGGTCGGCGAGGTCCTTCTCGGGGGAACGCACGACCTGCAGCCACAGTCCACGTTCGCGGCGGCCGGCGATGTACTCCCGCATCGCCGCCTCCCCAGGGACAGCCAGCAGGTCCCGCATGGAGAGGATCCCCTGGATCGGGCTCGGCCAGTCCAACGTCTCGAACAGGGCTTTGCGGATTCCGGACGCACCCTCCAGGTATCGGACACGCGGATGCGCCCCGACCTTGGCGCGCATCGCCTGGAGCCGAGGCAGGATCTCGTCCAGCGCGCGTTTGCGGTGGTGCCACTCGTCTATCAGGACCTGCGGGTCGTTGGGGGTGAGCACCGTGCGGGTCCGCCCCTGCCTCCGCTCCCCGTCGGCCGTCTCCGCCGAGCTGACGAATCCGCGCCGCGTGAGCCGTTTGGCGATGTCGTAACCGTTGGTGCGGGTCAGGTTGGCGTGCTCCGCCGCCTCCGCGACCGTGGGCCGGTCCAGGTTCAGCACCGCCAGATAGAACGCGGCCTCCTTCCGGTCCAGCCCGATCTGTTCCAATTCTTCAAGCAATCTTTTGTCTCCGCGTCGGACGTCATCGACAAGCAAAGAATGACATTACTAATCAGTCGGCTATTGACCGTCGTGTGCTGCTCGCTTACGGTTCCTGGCAGCCTAAACCGGCCCGGAATAGTTGTCGAGATCCGTCGACACCCATTTCTGGCCCCGTTCTGTTAGCCCGATTTCCTGCGTCCCCTCCAAGGAGGCCGATGTGACCGCCCAAGAGCTCCCCAAAGTCCGCGTCGCCGCGATCCAGGCCTCCCCTGCGTTCCTGGACGTCGCCGCGACCCTGGACAAGTTGGAGAGCCTCGTCGCCGAGGCCGCGGCCCAGGGCGCTGAGTTGGTCGCCCTCGGGGAGAGCTTCGTCGCCGGCTTCCCCATCTGGGGCGGCGTCCTTCCTCCCATCGACCAGCACGAGCTCCACGAACGACTCGTCGCCTCGTCGCTCACCGTGCCCGGCCCCGACGTGGACCGCATCGCCGCCATCGCCGCACGCAACTCGGTCGTGCTGTCGATCGGCGTCAACGAACGCGCCCCACACTCACTGGGACAGGTCTTCAACAGCAACCTGATCTTCGACCGCGACGGCACCCTGGTGAACCACAGGCGCAAGCTCGTCGCCACCTACTACGAACGCCTGACCTGGTCACACGGCGACGCCCACGACCTGAAGCCGGTGGACCTCGGCGGATGGAACCTCGGGGCGCTCATCTGCGGCGAGAACACCAACACCCTCGCCCGCTACACCCTCCTCGCGCAGGGGGAACGGCTGCACGTCGCGTCCTACCCGCCGGCGTGGCCCTTCGACCAGCGTGAGGGAGAGGTCGACTACGACCTGGAAGACGCGATCCGCATTCGCAGCGCCGCGCACGCCTTCGAAGGCAAGGTGTTCAGCGTCGTCGCGGCGACGGCCCTCGGCGACGACGCGGTCGCCGCGGTCGCCGGTGGGGACGAACGCGTCGAGAAGCTCCTGCGCGGGGCGCCCACCGCCTCGCTCATCGTGGGCCCACGAGGCGAGACCCTCGCCGGCCCGCTCGTCGGCACCGAAGGCATCCTCTACGCCGACGTGGACATCCAGGACCAGGTCGTCCTCAAGCGCGTACACGACATCGTCGGCACCTACCAACGGTCCGACCTCTTCCAGCTTCACGTGGACGACCGCCGCCCCTCACCGGTGACTCTCACCGGTGAGCGGGACCGGTGGTCCTCACCCCGGGGACCCGTCCCCGCCGGAGACACCAGCGATGACTGACACCGCCCAGGCCACAGCCCACACCGATCCGCCCGACCGCACCTCACCTCATTACCGCGCCAAGGGCCGGCGCGCGCTCGGCGGCGCCATGTTCGGCTTCTTCGTCGACATGTACGACATCTACCTGCCCGTCATCGCCCTGGCCCCGGCGATGGCCTACTTCGCGGCCACCGACACGTCCAACATCGACATGGCGATCTTCACCGCGTTGATCTTCGTCGCGTCGATCATCGGCCGTCCGCTGGGATCCATCATCTTCGGCCCCATGGGCGACCGCCTCGGCCGCCGGCGCACCACACTGATCGCCGCCGGCGGGTCCGCGGTCTGCACCGGCGCGATGACCGTCATGCCCGGCTTCGCCACGATCGGCGTGTGGGCACTCGTGCTCCTGGTGGTGCTCCGGCTCTTCGACGGGATCTTCCTCGGCGGCGAGTACACGGCCGCCAACCCGCTGGCCATGGAGTACGCGCCTCGCAACCGGCGCGGAATCTACGGATCCCTGATCAACATGGGATATCCGGCGGCGCTGGGCACCATCACCGTTGTCACCATCGTGACCCTGGCGGCGTTCCCGGCCGGTGGCGCCGACGCCCCGTACTCCGAGTGGGGGTGGCGTATCCCCTTCGGGATCGGCTTCCTGCTCTGCTCGGCCCTGTTCGTCCTGTACTGGAAGGCCGTTCCCGAGTCGGAACTGTGGTCCAAGGTCCCGGAGTCCGGCAACCCGCTCAAGGTGCTGTTCAGCGGGAAGAACCTGAAGGCGTTCGGGATCGCCTTCGTCGTCGGCACCGGCTGCTGGCTCACCCTCAACGGCACGGTCGGGGTGTTCTCCAGCCACTTCAGTGGCCTAGGCGTGGACGTCTCCCGGATCAACGTCATCATCCTGATCGCGGCGGGACTCGCCGTCGTGCTGTTCCCGCTCGTGGGCCATCTCGGCCAGTTGTGCGGACGCCGCCAGGTGCTGATGGCCCTCGGCGCGATCAACCTGGTCGTCGGCTCACTGACCCTGTCCCTGGCGGTGCTGTTCCGCGACGAGGTGTTCCTGATCGTGTTCGCCGGGATGGCCATCATCGGCGGGCTCCTCGTCTGGGCGATGATCACCGCGTTCCTGATGGAGCTGTTCCCGACCGAGGTCCGCGCCTCGGGCTACGGAATCGCCTACAGCCTGCCCAGCGTGGTCCCCGCCTTCTACGCCTACTACATGGTGGGCCTCGGCACCTTCATGAACTACGACTACACACCCGTCGTCATCCTGGCCGCGGGCGGCATACTGCTGTTCCTCGGCGGCTACATCGCCAAGGACCTGCGCCACCTGGAGCTGGAGGACGTCTAACCCACGTGTGCGCCCCCACCAGGATTTCTCGACATCGAACGTGTGGGGGTGCACCCGACCCCACTGTCGCGGGGTCAATGCCGCCCGGATTCGGGAGCCGCAGCGACCCGTTTCCGCAGCCAGAGGAGAACACCACCCGCGACCGCGAGGGCCGCGACGGTCACGGAGCCGATGATGAGCGGTACCCGCCACGGTTCGTTGTCCGGGTGGACCGGGGCGTCGGCGGCGTCCACGAGGACGTGCAATCCGTCGTCGCTGCGGAACAGGAGGTTGCCGGCGCTGTCCAGCACGGGGGTTCGGGCGGACCGCAGCACCGTCTCGGTGGCGGCGTCGGAGTCCTCGACCTCCTGCTCGTCGGTGGCGCCCGCGATGACGTCGATATCGTCGTGGCGAACCCGCAGGATCCGGCCCCCGTCGGACATGTAGTAGGTGCGGTCCGCGTCGACCGCGAGGCCGTCGGGGTCGGGGGGATTGTCCATGCCCTCGGTGGTGAACGTCGTCTCCGCCTCACCTTGGGAGTTCATGGCGACGACTCGGACGTCGTCGCCGCTGTCCGCCAGTGCATGCACGGTGTCCCCTCGCGCTGTGATCCCCCGAACAAATCCAAGGTCATCCGGCTGGGACAACTGTCGCAGCCCGAAGTCGCCGAGCACGAACACGTCGCAGTCAGTCGCGAGGAACAGGCGGCCATCGCCTGGAGCGAGGTGGTGTTGAAACTGCGTACAGACCCTCTCGGGCTCAGATTCGGGCGTCAGATCCTCGCCGAAGACCACAGGATCAACCGGTGCGCCCTGGTCGAGGTTCGCGTCTCCGGGGAACGTCAGCAGGTTGCCATCGTCCAGGAGCCAGGCTGTGCCGTCCACCGTCTCGTATACGTCCGACGGGCCCCACAGAGTATGGATGAAGCGGAGTGGCACGGTGAGATTGTCTCGGTAGTGATCATCCTCCAGTCCCATGACACCGCCGCCGGACGTGAGGTTCAGCGTTCCAGGCGTCCTGGGCGTGATGGTGAGAAGCTCTCCGGGCTCGCTCTCCTCGCTTGCGGTGGCGTCCGTCGCGTCACGCACACCGGGCCATCCCAGAGAGACGGCGTCCTCGGCCTCGGTGGTCCATCGAACCAGTAGGAGTTGGGAGGACTCCTGGGCGACCACGATCCCCTGCGCCGTCGCCTCGAGCTTGGTTCCGGGAATGTCGGGGAGGATCTGCGGCCCCTCGTCGTCGAAGCGGATCAGCCCGGCGTTTCCGATGGCATAGACGCGACCGGCGGCGTCGACGGTGACGTCTAGTGCCGCGCCCTCCTCGAGGAGTTCCCCTGGCACGGACTCCGGTTCGCCGTCGCCGAGTTCTGGGTGTTCGATCGCGAGCGCGTCGTCGTCAGTCGCGACATACAGGGTGTTCCGCTGTACGTGCATACCCCGCACCTCGGAGTCCAGATCGACGAATGGCTCGTCATCCTCCGGATCCGCGATGTTCACGCGGGAGATTTCGCTGGACCGGGCCACGTACAGGGCGTCGGGGCCGGCGGCGAGGGTGGGAGAGGACCTCTGGGAGCCATCTGGCGGGATGACTTCCTCGGCCTCGCCATCGTCCCCCACGATGTGGACCGCCGCGTCACCTGTGGAGAAGTAGATGTCGCCGTCCGACGTGACAGCGACGTCATGTGGTGTCGCGTGGTCTGGGGGGACCGTGACCAGTGGGGTGTAGCCACTACGGCCTTCGGCACGCACGATGGACGCGGAGGATTCCTCCTCTTCCTCCGACACCAGACCCCCTTCCTCCGCGATCACGAGCTCGCCGGACTCGTCGGTCGTCATCCCGGTGAGGCCGTCGACGACCGCGGTTTCAGGGAGGAAGAACGCCTCCACCCGCATCGCCGCGCGGTCCGCCAGTGCCGGAGCGCTACTCAGCGCGAACGCGGTCCCCGCGCAGCACAGGAGGGACAGCAGCCGAAAAGGAAGCCGACGGGAGGGAGGAGAAGACAAGGGAACTCCGATCGTGATCTCGTATCTCTCCAGTGAAGACCGTCCGTGGCGGAAAGTCCCGAGAACGGCCGATCACGGCCAGGGGGTCGCGAAGCGTGCGTCACGCCGTCCGAGGGCGCGACGAATGACACGTGTGGCCGGGGATCCGTGCCCTCACGCGGCGTGCGCGCCGTACGGCGTTGACGCAGGTACCGACCCATGGGGACACGTGGTCGATATAGTGGAAAGCGACATAACCGTAGGGAAGCAGAAGATTAACGTGGCCGACAGCAGCGAGAACGACGATACCGCTAACGCGCCCGATATGATGAATCGGTCGGTTATTCGGGCGATGACTCTGCTCAGTCAAATGGGGAATTACCCGCAGGGAGTAACGGCGACAGAACTCGCGCAAATCACCGGACTGGCCCGGCCCACGGTATTTCGACTATTGCTCAGTATGGCGCACGCCGGTTTCCTGGAAAAGTCGGACGGGGTTTTCTCCCTAGGGTGGGAGGTGGCCCGGCTCGGCCGCAGGGCGGACCCGCACCGCGGCATCATTCCGCGGGTGCAGTTGGTGCTGGATCGGCTCGCGGCCGAGCTGAACGAGACCATCGGCTACGCGGTGGTGACCGGCCCCACCACATTCGACCTCGTCGCCGAGGCCGACAGTTCACACCTCCTGTCCCCGTCGCAGGGCTACATCGGCAAGGACTTTCCGTTGCACGCCAGCGCCACCGGCAAGATCATGTTGGCGAACCTCACCGACGACCAGGTCAAAGCGCTGCTGCCGGAGAACCTGGAGGCGATCACCCAGTACACCGTCACCGAACGCGGTCTCCTGCTGTCCGAGCTCGAGGAGGTGCGGGCTCTCGGCTACTCCACCCTGGACAACGAACTGGAGGAGGGCCTCTTCGGAGTCTCCGTCGGTGTTCGGGACAACGCCGGCCAGCTCATCGGTGTTCTCGCCGCCTCCGGTCTGGACCAACGCATGAAGTCCGCGCACGTGCAGTCGTTCGTCAAGCCGCTGCGCATCGCGGCGTTGAAGATCTCCCACAACCTGTCCGGGCCGCCGCTCGACGCCAGCGTCGTGACCGGAGCGGACTCCGCCGGCGTCTGAACAGCGTCCCATCCGTCCCTAGCCGGGAGCGAGCTCGAAACCCACCTCGCCCCACGCCGCGAAACCGCCGGTCACCGTGCCGGGGGTGTGCAAACGGGCCGCCGCCAGGCAGCTTCCTGGCAGCACCACGTCCCCGGAGCGCAGGGTGACCCCGTAGTCGGCGACGCGGCGGCAGAGCCACGCGACGGCCGACACCGGGTTGCCGTAGATCGCGCGGGTGTTGCCCTGGGCGACGACCGCGCCGTCGAGACGGATCTCCCCCGGCATGTCGGACAGGTTGACCTCGCTGAGCGCCCGTGGCTGCGCCCCGAGAACGACCCCTCCGGAGGAGCCGCAGTCGGCCAGGGTGTCGAAGATGCCGATCCTCCAGTCCCTGACCCGTGAGTCGATGATCTCCAGAGCGGGGACGACGTAGTCGGTGGCGCTGATCACGTCCGCGGCCGTGACGTATGGGCCACCCAGGTCGGCCTTGAGGACGAAGGCCGGCTCCAGCTCCACGTAGGGGTGGATGAAGCCGGACCGGGCGATCGCCAGGTTCTCGGGATGGAACTGGCTGGCCAGCAGGTAGCCGTAGTCGGGTTCGTCCACACCGAACTGGGTCTGCATCGCTTTGGCGATGTTCCCGAGCTTGAAGCCGGCGACTCGGTCACCCCGATCCACCAAGCGCCGGATCACCTCCTGCTGCACCCGGAATCCGTTACGCGCCGTGGCCTCGGGGCCGGTCGCCCCCGGCAACTCGGTGACGGGTTTCCCGGCGTCCCGTGCGGCCACGAGAGTGTCGGCGAGCGCGTCGATGTCCAAGGTCACGTGGGAACGCCCTCCATGGTGCGGCGGCCCGGCCGGCGGGTGCCGATGTGCCAGATGTTCATCGCCGAGAGCAGCTCACGTGGATCCCACACCACGGTCTCCTCGGTGATCCGGTTGTCGCGGTGCCGTAGGAACGCCGCGCCCTGCACCGTGACGGTGCGTCCGGTCGGCGGCACGTCCATGAAGGTCCCCGTGTGGCGTCCACTGCTCTTCCAGTGGATCGCGATCATGTCCCCGTCCTCGACCGCGTGCAGGATCTCCATGGTGAAGCCAGTGAAGGCGTCGTGGGACTCACGGATCTGGGTAAGCACCTCGGGCAGGTGCTCCCGTCCGGTCTTGGAGATCCGCACGTAGTCGGGTGAGGTGATTTCCTCGAACGCCGCGGTCTCCCCGTCGCTCCAGGCGCGGGTCCAGGCGGTGGCGATGGTGGCGAGCATGGTGGACATCGATTCAGTGTCCTTCCGCGATCGGCTTGGGCTCCGGAGCGGGGCCGTCCCAGAGGGTGAACTCTCCGAACGTTCCGCCACGGAACATCAGCGCGTCCCCGGCGCCGGCCTCCATGGCGACGACGGAACCAACAATCACGTAGTGGTCGCCCGCAACGATCTCGGAGAGAACGTCACAGTCGATCCACGCGGTCGAACCCCGCAGTCGCGGCGCGTCCACGGTGCTGCGGTCGTAGGAGAGGCCGGTGAACTTGTCCGGCCCCTTGCGGGAGAGCGCCTTGCACACCGACAACTGATCCGTCGAGAGCACGTTGGCGGTGAACCGCTCCATGGAGCGCAACCACGGCCAGGTGCTTGAGGACTTGTCGACGCAGAAGGTCACCAACGGCGGGTCGAGGGACAGGGACTGGAAGGTGCCGACGACGAAACCGAGCGGACGATCGTCGGGCGTCATGCCCGTGATGGCCACGACCCCGGTGGGCAGCAGGCCGAAGATCGAGCGGTAGTCCTCCGGCGTGACGGTGATGTCCTCGTCGACTGTGTCGATGGTGGTCATCCTGGCCTCCTCGTGTCCACTCAACCCGCGAGAGCGCGGAACGCCGCGCCGTGGTGGTCGTCGCGCAGCCGCGCGGAGCCGGCCGCAGACAGGTTCTCCCGCAGCGTCGCGGCGTCGTAGTGCGTGCGCATCAGGCCTCGCTGCTGCAGCTCCGGCACCACGAACTCGGTGAAGTCCTTGATGTCCTGGTACTTGACGGCGTGGCCCACGTTGAAGCCGGTGATCCCGGTCTCGGTGACCCAGGACTCCAGTTCGTCGGCCACCGTCTCGGGGCCGCCCACGATGACGGGTGAGGCGCCACCGATACCGATGTAGGCGGCGATGTCCCGGGGAGTCCACTCCTTGTCCGGGTCCATCTTGGCGAAGATGTCCACCATGGTCTGCCCGGCGTTGGTGTTGACGTGCCGTAGGGGAGTGTCGGGGTCGAACTCGGCCATGTCGAGGCCGGTCCACCCGCTGTAGCGCGCCATGGCGCCGTCGTAGGAGACGTACTCCAGGTAGTCCTCGTACTTCTTCTCCGCTTCGGCGTCGGTGCGGGCGCTGATGACGGTCACCATCTGCAGGATCCCGATCCCGGATGGGTCTCGGCCGAACTCCGCGGCCTGGGCGCGCAGAGCGTCGACCTGCTTCCTAAGCGACGCCTTCGAGGTGGCGTTCATGAAGACGGCCTCGGCGCTGGCCGCGGCGAACCGGACACCTCGGCTTGACCCCCCGGCTTGGAAGATGACGGGCGTTCGTTGCGGCGATGGGGCGCACAGGAAGATTCCCGGCACCGTGAAGTGTTCGCCAGTGTGTCCGACGGGGTGCACCTTGCCCGGGTCGACATAGGTGGCTGTGGTCGAGTCGCGGGTGACGGCGCCGTCCTCCCAGGATCCCTCCCACAGCTTGAGGCACACGTCCAGGAACTCCTCGGCGTGCGTGTACCGGTCGTCGTGCGCGCGCTGGGTGCCGGAACCGAGGTTGCGCGCGGCGCTGTCGGAGTAGGACGTCACGACGTTCCATCCGATGCGGCCCTTGGTCAGATGGTCCAAGGTGGCGAACTTCCGGGCCACGGCGTAGGGGTGGTCGTAGGCGGTGGAGGAGGTGACCCCGAACCCGAGGTGCTCGGTCGCCGCCGCCATCGCCGGGATCACGTAGGACGGGTCGTTGGCGGGGATCTGGGCGACGTCGCGCAGCGCGGCGGCCACATCCCCCTTGTAGACGTCGTGGTAGCCGACGTTGTCGGCGAAGAAGATCCCGTCGAAGCAGGCGCTCTCCAGGAGTTTCGCGTACTCGACCCAGTAGTCCACGGAGGCGTACTCCGCGCTGCGGTCGTCCGGGTGTCGCCACAGTCCCGCGGACAGATGCGCGGGTCCCGCGAAGTCGAAGGCGAAGATCGTCATCTTGTTCGTCAATGACCTCACCTCATGTGTTCGTGTAATGAACTACATGTTCACTAGATGGGCCCAAGGTAAGACTCGACTCCGAGGCGCGTCAATACTCTTGGGGTGGTGTTGTGCGGTTTTTGTGGGGAGTCGACGCGTCGCGTGGATCGCCGCAAGTTGAACGGGTAATTCGCTGATTGAACGCACACGCGGTGTTGGGGAGGGACGTTGCCCGGCGCTCGTGAAGGCATGTGTCGGTGGGGGATACCGGCCCACCTTCGCCCTACTGGGCACCAAGCTCGAGGGATGGAAAGTGCGCGGGGTGGTCCTCCTGGGCGAACAGGCCGGGCTGGTGCGCCGCCGCCTGGAGGCGTGGGCGCGCCGAACCGCGCGAGGTCGTCGCGGTAGGCCGCACCAGGGGATACCCCTCGACGGTGGCGAGATGGTGGTTATGGCGTCCCGGTGTCGTCAGCCGTCGAGCGGCTCGGCGAGGGCGATGATGACTCCCGCCGGGCCGCGGAGGTAGCAGAGGAGGTAACTGTTCTCGTAGCGGGCGACCTCGCCGATGAGCTCGGCGCCGTGTCCCCGCAGGCGGGCAATGACGTCGTCGATATCGGTTACCTCGAACATGACCGAGCGCAGGCCCAGGACGTTCGGGAGTGAGTTCTCCGGTTCCGGCGTGATCGCGTCGGGGGCGTGGAACTTCGTCAGTTCAAGGCGACTGTGACCGTCCGGGGTGCGCATCATGGTGATGTGCACCCGCAGGCCGTCGATCCCGTTCACCCGGTCCACCCACGCACCCTCGATCGGGGCGTCGCCCTCCACCTCCATCCCCAGCTCGACGAAGAACGCGACCGCCGCGGGCAGGTCATCGACCACGACATTGACGTGGTCCATGCGATTGATCGTCATAGGCGTAGCGTAGAACGCGTGTACGACGTTGTCTGGGAGTACACGGCGTTCGCCGGCGGCGCTTTCCGGGTGAAACACCCGACGGCCCGTCACCCGGAGAGCGTCGTGCGGACCTCTCGT is part of the Spiractinospora alimapuensis genome and harbors:
- a CDS encoding TrmB family transcriptional regulator, whose amino-acid sequence is MLEELEQIGLDRKEAAFYLAVLNLDRPTVAEAAEHANLTRTNGYDIAKRLTRRGFVSSAETADGERRQGRTRTVLTPNDPQVLIDEWHHRKRALDEILPRLQAMRAKVGAHPRVRYLEGASGIRKALFETLDWPSPIQGILSMRDLLAVPGEAAMREYIAGRRERGLWLQVVRSPEKDLADRWHSSRYDLRETRYAPEGRIFTMTMVIGPQTVAALSSRGENFAMMIESREYVEMQRHLFEVLWNASTPDAAPE
- a CDS encoding carbon-nitrogen hydrolase family protein, yielding MTAQELPKVRVAAIQASPAFLDVAATLDKLESLVAEAAAQGAELVALGESFVAGFPIWGGVLPPIDQHELHERLVASSLTVPGPDVDRIAAIAARNSVVLSIGVNERAPHSLGQVFNSNLIFDRDGTLVNHRRKLVATYYERLTWSHGDAHDLKPVDLGGWNLGALICGENTNTLARYTLLAQGERLHVASYPPAWPFDQREGEVDYDLEDAIRIRSAAHAFEGKVFSVVAATALGDDAVAAVAGGDERVEKLLRGAPTASLIVGPRGETLAGPLVGTEGILYADVDIQDQVVLKRVHDIVGTYQRSDLFQLHVDDRRPSPVTLTGERDRWSSPRGPVPAGDTSDD
- a CDS encoding MFS transporter, with the translated sequence MTDTAQATAHTDPPDRTSPHYRAKGRRALGGAMFGFFVDMYDIYLPVIALAPAMAYFAATDTSNIDMAIFTALIFVASIIGRPLGSIIFGPMGDRLGRRRTTLIAAGGSAVCTGAMTVMPGFATIGVWALVLLVVLRLFDGIFLGGEYTAANPLAMEYAPRNRRGIYGSLINMGYPAALGTITVVTIVTLAAFPAGGADAPYSEWGWRIPFGIGFLLCSALFVLYWKAVPESELWSKVPESGNPLKVLFSGKNLKAFGIAFVVGTGCWLTLNGTVGVFSSHFSGLGVDVSRINVIILIAAGLAVVLFPLVGHLGQLCGRRQVLMALGAINLVVGSLTLSLAVLFRDEVFLIVFAGMAIIGGLLVWAMITAFLMELFPTEVRASGYGIAYSLPSVVPAFYAYYMVGLGTFMNYDYTPVVILAAGGILLFLGGYIAKDLRHLELEDV
- a CDS encoding IclR family transcriptional regulator encodes the protein MNRSVIRAMTLLSQMGNYPQGVTATELAQITGLARPTVFRLLLSMAHAGFLEKSDGVFSLGWEVARLGRRADPHRGIIPRVQLVLDRLAAELNETIGYAVVTGPTTFDLVAEADSSHLLSPSQGYIGKDFPLHASATGKIMLANLTDDQVKALLPENLEAITQYTVTERGLLLSELEEVRALGYSTLDNELEEGLFGVSVGVRDNAGQLIGVLAASGLDQRMKSAHVQSFVKPLRIAALKISHNLSGPPLDASVVTGADSAGV
- a CDS encoding 2-keto-4-pentenoate hydratase; the protein is MTLDIDALADTLVAARDAGKPVTELPGATGPEATARNGFRVQQEVIRRLVDRGDRVAGFKLGNIAKAMQTQFGVDEPDYGYLLASQFHPENLAIARSGFIHPYVELEPAFVLKADLGGPYVTAADVISATDYVVPALEIIDSRVRDWRIGIFDTLADCGSSGGVVLGAQPRALSEVNLSDMPGEIRLDGAVVAQGNTRAIYGNPVSAVAWLCRRVADYGVTLRSGDVVLPGSCLAAARLHTPGTVTGGFAAWGEVGFELAPG
- a CDS encoding ester cyclase — translated: MSTMLATIATAWTRAWSDGETAAFEEITSPDYVRISKTGREHLPEVLTQIRESHDAFTGFTMEILHAVEDGDMIAIHWKSSGRHTGTFMDVPPTGRTVTVQGAAFLRHRDNRITEETVVWDPRELLSAMNIWHIGTRRPGRRTMEGVPT
- a CDS encoding flavin reductase family protein, which codes for MTTIDTVDEDITVTPEDYRSIFGLLPTGVVAITGMTPDDRPLGFVVGTFQSLSLDPPLVTFCVDKSSSTWPWLRSMERFTANVLSTDQLSVCKALSRKGPDKFTGLSYDRSTVDAPRLRGSTAWIDCDVLSEIVAGDHYVIVGSVVAMEAGAGDALMFRGGTFGEFTLWDGPAPEPKPIAEGH
- a CDS encoding LLM class flavin-dependent oxidoreductase — translated: MTNKMTIFAFDFAGPAHLSAGLWRHPDDRSAEYASVDYWVEYAKLLESACFDGIFFADNVGYHDVYKGDVAAALRDVAQIPANDPSYVIPAMAAATEHLGFGVTSSTAYDHPYAVARKFATLDHLTKGRIGWNVVTSYSDSAARNLGSGTQRAHDDRYTHAEEFLDVCLKLWEGSWEDGAVTRDSTTATYVDPGKVHPVGHTGEHFTVPGIFLCAPSPQRTPVIFQAGGSSRGVRFAAASAEAVFMNATSKASLRKQVDALRAQAAEFGRDPSGIGILQMVTVISARTDAEAEKKYEDYLEYVSYDGAMARYSGWTGLDMAEFDPDTPLRHVNTNAGQTMVDIFAKMDPDKEWTPRDIAAYIGIGGASPVIVGGPETVADELESWVTETGITGFNVGHAVKYQDIKDFTEFVVPELQQRGLMRTHYDAATLRENLSAAGSARLRDDHHGAAFRALAG
- a CDS encoding VOC family protein — protein: MDHVNVVVDDLPAAVAFFVELGMEVEGDAPIEGAWVDRVNGIDGLRVHITMMRTPDGHSRLELTKFHAPDAITPEPENSLPNVLGLRSVMFEVTDIDDVIARLRGHGAELIGEVARYENSYLLCYLRGPAGVIIALAEPLDG